A genomic window from Vicia villosa cultivar HV-30 ecotype Madison, WI unplaced genomic scaffold, Vvil1.0 ctg.003609F_1_1, whole genome shotgun sequence includes:
- the LOC131641274 gene encoding non-specific lipid transfer protein GPI-anchored 1-like, translating to MKHQTFTCLCVLALTIIVCSNVSNAAEDLSKTCGQVVSKVIPCLDFATGKAPTPKKECCDAAKSIKDTDPECLCYIIQQTHKGSPESKSMGIQEDKLLQLAGVCGVKANISDCPSTYKVAGTKERFDDIPSPRYCEKRPDLCPAHPQECIQSCKKKGITFGNSCEGGLCCCGI from the exons ATGAAACACCAAACATTCACATGCCTCTGTGTTCTGGCCCTTACCATCATAGTTTGTTCCAATGTATCAAACGCAGCTGAAGACTTGTCCAAGACATGTGGCCAGGTGGTCTCAAAGGTGATTCCATGTTTGGACTTTGCGACGGGGAAAGCACCGACGCCGAAGAAGGAATGCTGTGATGCAGCGAAGAGTATTAAGGATACGGATCCGGAGTGCTTGTGCTATATCATTCAGCAGACTCATAAGGGGAGTCCTGAAAGTAAGAGCATGGGGATTCAAGAGGATAAGCTTCTTCAACTTGCTGGTGTTTGTGGTGTGAAAGCTAACATCTCTGATTGTCCTA GCACATATAAAGTGGCTggaacaaaagaaagatttgatGACATTCCTTCACCGAGATATTGTGAGAAACGACCCGATTTGTGTCCAGCTCATCCTCAAGAATGTATTCAAAGTTGTAAAAAGAAAGGCATCACTTTCGGTAACTCCTGTGAAGGAGGCCTATGTTGCTGTGGAATATAG
- the LOC131641276 gene encoding magnesium-chelatase subunit ChlD, chloroplastic-like → MLPKVSIIPFRGDSAEVLLPPSRSIAMARKRLERLPCGGGSPLAHGLTTAVTVGLNAEKSGDVGRIMIVAITDGRANISLKRSNDPEAAAASDAPKPTSQELKDEIIEVAAKIYKTGMSLLVIDTENKFVSTGFAKEIARVAQGKYYYLPNASDAVVSMATREALAALKSS, encoded by the exons ATGCTTCCAAAG GTATCTATAATTCCATTTCGTGGAGATTCTGCTGAAGTTCTCCTGCCACCTTCTAGATCAATTGCAATGGCAAGGAAACGTCTTGAAAGACTGCCATGTGGTGGAGGGTCGCCACTTGCACATGGTCTTACCACA GCTGTTACGGTCGGATTAAATGCAGAGAAAAGTGGTGATGTTGGACGTATAATGATTGTTGCAATCACGGATGGTCGAGCCAACATATCATTGAAAAGGTCAAATGACCCTGAAGCTGCTGCTGCTAGTGATGCCCCTAAACCTACATCGCAAGAATTGAAG GATGAAATTATTGAGGTGGCTGCAAAGATATATAAAACAGGAATGTCTCTCCTTGTCATTGACACTGAAAACAAGTTTGTCTCAACGGGTTTCGCTAAAGAGATTGCTAGAGTTGCTCAAG GGAAGTATTATTATTTGCCAAATGCTTCGGACGCAGTTGTCTCGATGGCAACAAGGGAAGCTTTAGCAGCTCTGAAGAGTTCATGA